The following are from one region of the Ignavibacteriota bacterium genome:
- a CDS encoding GHKL domain-containing protein, translated as MKQITIEELKKVIALKDLPEEHLRWITDHSEPIEYEDGDIIAKTGDPAEWMYILIEGKVDFYLNVNGRLVYYYHFTNDEVTGGVSGLLPYSRMKVSPGNSISVGKIRGIKIHKKYFQELERLNPEFIQRLIGYMTERARFFASTQMQQEKVSALGNLAAGIAHELNNPASAINRISFDLTNRLFLNIELTEKMIKQKIDADHINYLRMKIEEKSSMPRNKLSAVQRINKEDELMQWLQEKSFPADQQVVDTFTESGFSSEDLENFSNNIPKEELIQILLWIENLLSSKRIIKDLAEASARISNLVGAIKSHVHMDRTNEKQPTDLHQDIENTLTLLGYKLREKNILVNKSFCSDIAPLPAYVGELNQVWTNIIDNAIYAMDKGGELTVETKCDQKNVYVNIIDNGAGIPAELISRIFDPFFTTKKVGEGTGLGLDIVQRIIKRHNGEIKVRSYPGKTEFHICLPLS; from the coding sequence TTGAAACAAATTACTATTGAAGAATTAAAAAAAGTTATTGCCCTGAAAGATCTTCCCGAGGAACATCTTCGTTGGATAACTGATCATTCGGAACCGATTGAATATGAAGATGGTGATATAATTGCAAAAACAGGTGATCCTGCTGAATGGATGTACATTCTCATTGAAGGAAAGGTTGATTTTTATCTGAATGTAAACGGACGATTAGTTTATTATTATCATTTTACTAATGATGAAGTAACAGGTGGAGTTTCCGGATTGTTACCTTATTCAAGAATGAAAGTCTCTCCGGGAAATTCAATATCGGTTGGAAAGATTCGTGGAATAAAGATACACAAAAAATATTTTCAGGAACTTGAACGACTCAACCCTGAGTTTATTCAACGGCTTATTGGTTATATGACCGAACGGGCGAGGTTTTTTGCATCTACACAAATGCAGCAGGAAAAAGTAAGCGCATTAGGAAACCTTGCAGCAGGCATCGCTCACGAATTGAATAATCCAGCATCTGCAATCAACAGGATTTCCTTTGATCTGACGAACAGATTGTTTCTGAATATTGAATTAACCGAAAAAATGATCAAACAAAAGATTGACGCTGATCATATTAATTATTTGAGAATGAAAATTGAAGAAAAATCAAGCATGCCAAGGAATAAACTCAGTGCTGTTCAGAGAATAAATAAGGAAGATGAACTGATGCAATGGCTTCAGGAGAAAAGCTTTCCGGCTGACCAGCAAGTAGTCGATACATTCACGGAGTCTGGCTTCTCTTCCGAGGATCTCGAAAACTTTTCCAATAATATTCCGAAAGAAGAATTAATTCAGATTTTGTTGTGGATAGAAAATTTACTTAGCTCTAAAAGAATCATTAAAGATCTGGCTGAAGCTTCAGCACGTATTTCGAATCTGGTTGGAGCGATAAAAAGTCATGTTCATATGGACAGAACAAATGAAAAACAACCGACTGATCTTCATCAGGATATTGAAAACACTCTGACGCTTCTTGGCTATAAACTTCGTGAAAAAAATATTTTAGTTAACAAATCTTTTTGCAGTGATATTGCTCCGCTTCCGGCATACGTTGGTGAACTAAACCAGGTATGGACTAATATTATTGATAATGCAATTTACGCTATGGATAAAGGCGGTGAGCTTACTGTTGAAACTAAGTGTGATCAAAAAAATGTGTACGTAAACATTATTGATAATGGTGCTGGAATTCCTGCAGAATTAATTTCAAGAATTTTTGATCCGTTCTTTACAACAAAGAAAGTTGGAGAGGGAACTGGATTAGGTCTTGATATAGTTCAGAGAATAATCAAAAGACATAATGGTGAGATAAAGGTTCGTTCATATCCCGGTAAAACAGAATTTCATATATGTCTTCCACTTTCCTAA
- a CDS encoding nicotinate phosphoribosyltransferase codes for MLKKFNQTVTEGFLFIDHYELVMTQLYFKLGIHEQSVQFEHFFRKYPDYGSHKAGYCVSAGLEWFVDWLENTHVTELDIQYLKECKSTGNKRLFEDDFLKWLMINGNLLQINLKSIPEGRVIHPNVPITIVTGSLAIAQLLETSLLNQINYQILIATKASRIKEIVKGQPILEFGARRAQDRGANAGTRAALIGGADFTSNVGISNLLGLPAKGTHAHSMVQMFLALGKTELDAFESFAELYPDDCVLLVDTIDTLNSGLPNAIKVFEKLKRLGHKPAGIRLDSGDLAYLTIKCAVELDKAGFPETKIILSNELDELRIWQILSQIKKESQSYGLDPDKIIRRLIFGVGTNLITSSGDSALSGVYKIAAVKNNGEWFPTLKISETAKKMTLPGEKQVWRIIEKSGKATADLICSEDEKPHLYENLTLINALDDKERREISQKDILKLDPLLIEIINDGKINNDFPTLQEIRTLREKDLSLLDFGVKRLINPHYYQVSISKNIWEMKQKLLKQMNNS; via the coding sequence ATGTTAAAAAAATTCAATCAGACAGTTACAGAAGGATTCCTGTTTATAGATCACTATGAATTGGTGATGACACAATTATACTTCAAACTTGGTATTCACGAACAATCCGTTCAGTTTGAACATTTTTTCAGAAAATATCCCGATTACGGATCTCATAAAGCAGGTTATTGTGTAAGTGCGGGGCTTGAATGGTTTGTTGACTGGCTGGAAAATACTCACGTCACTGAACTAGATATTCAATATTTGAAAGAATGTAAATCCACAGGAAATAAAAGACTTTTTGAAGATGATTTTTTAAAATGGCTGATGATAAACGGAAACCTTCTTCAAATAAATCTTAAATCAATTCCTGAAGGAAGAGTAATTCATCCAAATGTTCCTATTACGATAGTCACCGGCTCATTGGCAATTGCACAACTTCTCGAAACTTCGCTGCTGAATCAAATTAATTATCAAATACTAATTGCTACGAAAGCATCAAGGATAAAAGAAATTGTAAAAGGACAACCCATACTTGAATTCGGTGCGAGGAGAGCTCAAGATCGTGGTGCAAATGCTGGAACAAGAGCAGCATTAATTGGTGGTGCTGATTTTACATCAAATGTTGGTATCTCAAATTTACTTGGTCTGCCCGCTAAAGGAACTCACGCACACAGCATGGTTCAAATGTTTCTCGCGCTGGGAAAAACCGAACTGGATGCATTTGAATCTTTTGCAGAATTATATCCTGACGATTGTGTTTTATTAGTTGATACGATTGATACGTTGAACAGTGGTTTACCGAATGCAATAAAAGTTTTTGAAAAACTTAAACGACTCGGTCACAAACCCGCGGGTATCAGGTTGGATTCTGGTGATCTGGCATATCTGACAATTAAATGTGCTGTTGAATTGGATAAAGCCGGGTTCCCTGAAACTAAAATTATTTTATCAAATGAACTTGATGAATTAAGAATCTGGCAGATACTTTCACAGATTAAGAAAGAATCGCAATCGTACGGATTAGATCCGGATAAAATCATTAGAAGGCTGATATTTGGAGTAGGAACAAATCTGATTACATCATCGGGTGATTCTGCTTTGAGTGGTGTTTATAAAATCGCTGCTGTAAAAAATAATGGAGAATGGTTTCCAACACTGAAGATATCCGAGACTGCAAAGAAAATGACACTGCCGGGAGAAAAACAAGTTTGGAGAATAATTGAAAAATCTGGTAAGGCTACTGCAGATTTGATTTGTTCAGAGGATGAAAAACCACACTTGTACGAAAATCTGACTTTGATTAATGCATTGGATGATAAAGAACGGAGGGAAATTTCACAAAAAGATATTTTGAAACTTGATCCGTTATTGATTGAAATAATTAATGACGGAAAAATAAATAATGATTTCCCAACACTGCAGGAAATCAGGACTTTGAGGGAAAAAGATTTGAGTCTTCTGGATTTTGGAGTTAAGAGATTGATCAATCCACATTACTACCAGGTTTCAATTTCAAAAAATATCTGGGAAATGAAGCAAAAACTTTTAAAGCAAATGAACAATAGCTGA
- a CDS encoding cysteine hydrolase: MIYKFLPLQSVAVPELKFENKVSLDSDSTALIIVDMQNDFVREDGSLFVPAAKETIGNIHNLLSEARKQNVKVVYTQDTHLDGDKEWEIWPRHCKKGSSGWQIINELKPADHDLIIEKNRYDGFYETPLEHYLSHIWNIKNLVITGTVSNICVAHTAASAGLRWYNLVIPADGISSLTEFDHVMTLRQVSTLYSGKIVQNCNDITFTI; encoded by the coding sequence ATGATTTACAAATTTTTACCACTACAGAGTGTGGCTGTTCCGGAGTTGAAGTTTGAAAATAAAGTATCACTGGATTCCGATAGTACTGCATTAATAATTGTAGATATGCAGAATGATTTTGTACGTGAAGATGGGAGCCTTTTCGTACCGGCAGCAAAGGAGACGATAGGTAATATCCATAATCTTTTATCAGAAGCAAGAAAACAAAATGTTAAAGTTGTTTACACACAGGACACACATCTTGATGGCGATAAAGAATGGGAAATCTGGCCCAGGCATTGTAAAAAAGGTTCATCCGGCTGGCAAATTATTAATGAGTTGAAACCAGCTGATCATGATCTGATCATAGAAAAAAACAGATATGACGGTTTTTACGAAACTCCGCTTGAACATTATCTGAGTCATATATGGAATATTAAGAATCTTGTGATAACCGGAACTGTTAGTAACATCTGTGTTGCGCATACAGCAGCTTCTGCAGGATTGAGATGGTATAATTTAGTAATTCCGGCTGATGGAATTTCTTCACTTACCGAATTTGATCATGTGATGACCTTACGTCAAGTATCAACTTTATACTCAGGAAAAATTGTTCAAAATTGTAACGACATAACTTTTACAATCTGA
- a CDS encoding neutral/alkaline ceramidase, with translation MPNDFLLGTGIYDVTGPAAELGMMGMASIGQKTEGIHSRLFARAFIVCDQNSNKRVVILSADIWSCTQAVKMEVVKRLKTIYGNDLYTIENVLLSGTHTHSGPGGYSHYALFNLSILGFDKQNFECIVNGMVQAIKKAHENLAPGKIFFSNGDVEDCGYNRSRTAFENNLEWKENHDISNTDKEMLLLKFVKNNGREIGCINWFAIHPTNRGNKNKLITGDNKGYASYLFEKERRTNIHDKETFIAAFANSNCGDVSGNVKYGVPDLVHDFARMKEFGEKQFDKAKELYNSANKEITGEIDYRHTHVDFSKVQIEGTNNKTYPAALGASMFAGSTEDSKSEFGIVEGIAATTTGDYPTGQKNIILEAINLLSGLLTGFKVPGILEDEMKKGHFPKPIVFAQGLAEPYPLSPEVLPLQILRIGNLVLLGTSFELTTMSGRRLRKSVLEILKNSGIDNVVLATYANTYSGYVTTKEEYDTQQYEGASTHFGPHTLMALQQEFGKLATALKNGKNISGGPTPRDLSSEQTTLQTGVVTDTQPMPWIPFGSTQTDADSSYKPGSTVKVIFWGAHPKNNLRTQSTFLEVQKKDGENWVTIYNDNDVCTIYEWKRDFIANSKITITWNIPADIKSGEYRICHFGDSRDGAGKIKSYTGISSTFKIGDTSTVNEIRFKNSFGKQVELWFYHPNDWLKWSAYAKQILKKDENFIWKIPSGWGKVQVRFTGPGKWKTVSGGDSVNIKANSEIEIV, from the coding sequence ATGCCAAATGATTTTTTATTAGGTACAGGAATTTATGATGTAACCGGTCCTGCAGCCGAACTTGGAATGATGGGAATGGCAAGCATCGGACAAAAAACGGAAGGAATTCATTCCAGACTTTTTGCAAGAGCATTCATTGTTTGTGATCAAAACTCGAACAAACGTGTTGTGATATTATCAGCTGATATCTGGTCCTGCACACAAGCAGTTAAAATGGAAGTTGTTAAAAGATTGAAGACAATTTATGGAAATGATCTCTATACAATCGAAAATGTTTTGTTAAGCGGAACGCACACGCATTCAGGTCCGGGTGGTTATTCACATTATGCACTTTTTAATTTATCAATTCTTGGATTTGATAAACAAAATTTTGAATGTATTGTAAATGGAATGGTTCAGGCGATTAAAAAAGCTCATGAAAATTTAGCGCCGGGAAAAATATTCTTTAGTAACGGGGATGTTGAAGATTGTGGATACAATCGTTCACGAACCGCTTTTGAAAACAATCTTGAATGGAAGGAAAATCACGATATATCAAATACAGATAAGGAAATGCTTCTGCTAAAATTTGTTAAGAATAATGGAAGGGAAATTGGCTGTATTAATTGGTTTGCTATTCATCCAACAAATCGTGGAAATAAAAACAAACTTATTACCGGTGATAACAAGGGTTACGCTTCTTATCTTTTTGAAAAAGAAAGAAGAACAAACATTCACGATAAAGAAACTTTCATTGCAGCATTTGCTAATTCAAATTGCGGCGATGTTTCAGGAAATGTAAAATATGGAGTACCGGATCTTGTTCATGATTTTGCGCGTATGAAAGAGTTTGGCGAAAAACAATTCGACAAAGCAAAAGAACTTTACAATTCAGCAAACAAAGAGATAACCGGAGAAATAGATTACAGACATACTCACGTAGATTTTTCAAAAGTTCAAATTGAAGGAACCAATAATAAAACCTATCCTGCTGCACTTGGTGCGTCAATGTTTGCAGGAAGCACTGAAGACAGCAAATCAGAATTCGGAATTGTCGAAGGAATTGCGGCTACAACCACAGGTGATTATCCAACCGGACAAAAAAATATTATTCTCGAAGCAATAAATCTTTTATCAGGTTTACTTACAGGTTTCAAAGTACCGGGAATTTTAGAAGATGAAATGAAAAAAGGACATTTTCCGAAACCAATAGTTTTTGCGCAAGGTTTGGCTGAACCCTATCCATTATCTCCTGAAGTTTTACCTTTACAAATACTTCGCATTGGAAATTTAGTTTTGCTCGGAACTTCTTTTGAATTAACAACAATGTCCGGAAGAAGATTACGAAAATCAGTTCTTGAAATACTGAAAAATTCCGGAATTGATAATGTTGTTTTAGCTACTTATGCAAATACTTATTCCGGTTATGTTACAACTAAAGAAGAGTATGATACTCAGCAATATGAAGGCGCTTCAACTCACTTTGGTCCTCATACTTTGATGGCGTTGCAGCAGGAATTTGGAAAACTTGCAACTGCATTAAAAAATGGAAAAAATATTTCGGGCGGACCAACTCCGAGAGATTTATCTTCAGAACAAACAACTCTTCAAACAGGAGTTGTTACAGATACACAACCGATGCCGTGGATTCCATTCGGAAGTACGCAGACTGATGCTGACTCATCTTACAAACCCGGATCAACAGTGAAAGTTATTTTCTGGGGTGCTCATCCAAAAAATAATTTAAGAACTCAATCCACATTTCTGGAAGTTCAGAAAAAGGACGGTGAGAACTGGGTAACTATTTATAATGATAATGATGTCTGCACAATCTATGAGTGGAAGAGAGATTTTATTGCTAATTCAAAAATTACAATCACCTGGAATATCCCGGCAGATATTAAATCCGGTGAATACAGGATTTGTCATTTCGGCGATTCTCGTGACGGTGCAGGAAAGATCAAATCTTATACAGGAATTTCAAGTACATTCAAAATTGGTGATACTTCAACAGTTAATGAAATTAGATTTAAAAATTCATTTGGCAAACAAGTTGAATTGTGGTTTTATCATCCGAACGATTGGCTCAAATGGAGTGCTTATGCAAAACAAATATTAAAGAAAGATGAAAACTTTATCTGGAAAATTCCTTCGGGCTGGGGAAAAGTTCAGGTTAGGTTTACTGGTCCCGGAAAATGGAAAACAGTTTCAGGTGGCGATTCAGTAAACATAAAAGCGAATAGTGAAATTGAAATTGTTTGA
- a CDS encoding DUF2235 domain-containing protein, translating into MPKNIIVLSDGTGQEGGEGNNTNVYKLFNLLEDRTDNQITFYDRGLGTGFRKITGNISGMGISQNIYECYQFIFDNYKAQDNIFLFGFSRGATTVRSLSAFIHLFGILPKSRPELIKKAYKIYKIEDSVERKKTADDFVAKHHNQWTKIKFLGVWDTVDALGLPIKSLSTLVDWFPFFRHKYHNLTLSESVEHARQALAIDDERLTFHPKIWDKEIKSYQTMKQVWFSGMHTDVGGGYKEQDLSDIPLIWMIEEAKQHGLKIYPKHKVKTHPDANGFMHDSRKGFPGFLFRKATRTWNPQTHQKPVIHQSAILRKLNKENTEIPPYNPWIFNLEPEVEPWSDSQRNLEHII; encoded by the coding sequence ATGCCCAAAAATATCATCGTTCTTTCTGACGGAACAGGTCAGGAAGGAGGAGAGGGGAACAATACCAACGTTTACAAACTGTTCAATTTGCTGGAAGACAGAACAGATAATCAAATTACTTTCTACGATAGGGGACTCGGAACAGGTTTTAGAAAAATCACCGGCAATATTAGTGGAATGGGAATTTCCCAGAATATTTATGAATGTTATCAATTTATTTTTGATAACTATAAAGCTCAGGATAATATTTTTCTTTTTGGTTTCAGTCGCGGTGCAACAACTGTTCGAAGCTTGTCTGCATTCATTCATCTTTTTGGGATTCTCCCTAAATCAAGACCGGAATTAATTAAAAAAGCTTACAAGATTTATAAAATTGAGGATAGTGTTGAACGAAAAAAAACAGCAGACGATTTTGTTGCAAAACATCATAACCAGTGGACAAAAATAAAATTTCTTGGTGTCTGGGATACTGTTGATGCTCTTGGCTTGCCGATTAAAAGTTTAAGTACGCTTGTCGATTGGTTTCCTTTCTTCAGACATAAATATCACAACCTGACATTAAGTGAAAGTGTTGAACACGCACGACAAGCTCTCGCAATTGATGATGAACGTTTAACATTCCATCCGAAAATCTGGGATAAAGAAATAAAATCTTACCAAACAATGAAACAAGTTTGGTTCAGTGGAATGCATACTGATGTAGGCGGAGGTTATAAAGAACAGGATTTATCTGATATTCCATTAATCTGGATGATTGAAGAAGCAAAACAGCACGGACTAAAAATTTATCCCAAGCACAAAGTTAAAACTCACCCTGATGCAAATGGATTTATGCACGATTCAAGAAAAGGATTTCCCGGTTTCCTTTTCAGAAAAGCAACCAGAACATGGAATCCACAAACTCATCAGAAACCAGTTATTCATCAAAGTGCAATTCTGAGAAAGTTAAATAAAGAGAACACAGAAATTCCACCGTATAATCCATGGATTTTCAATCTTGAACCTGAAGTTGAACCCTGGTCAGACAGTCAACGTAATCTTGAACATATAATCTGA